The Vibrio alginolyticus NBRC 15630 = ATCC 17749 genomic sequence TTTGTGTGTGCGAATCGGCGCTAAGGTGAGGTTTTCCAGTACAGTCAAATGAGGAAAAAGGTGAAAGTGTTGGAACACCATGCCGATTTTACCGGGCTTGAGAGATTTTGCGTGAGAAGGCTGGTCGAACACATGAAGCTGGCCTTCTTGAATCGATTCAAGATGATTGATGCAACGAATGAGCGTTGATTTTCCGGAACCTGAAGGGCCACACACCACGACGATCTCGCCAGAATGCACGGAGAAGTTGATGTCTTTTAGAGCGTGGTAATCGCCATACCACTTATTTACGTCGCTAAACTCAACGACGGGAGTATTCTCTTTCAAAGGGGCACGCTATAACGGAAAAATATCCTTTTACAATAGCAAGTTGTGCGCGTAATTTCATTAAGAATAAGCTAATGTTTAGGCGATGATTTTAAGACTCTATTCAGATCGCTTACAAGATACATCCATGTTTCTTTAATGTTGGTGCAGTCTAGAGTCTAGAGTATGACTAACTCAGTTCAACGAGATACGGATAACGAACAACAATCGCAACAACAGACATAACCATTAGTGTCTGTGCAGAATAGTAGGTCACCATGACAACTTGTCGTGAAAATATTGACCGTCCTCCAAAGCGTTCGAAAGCCAATACGATGCCAGAGATAATAAAGATAAAGCTTCCGAGCACTGCAAAAGAGGAGGATTGTGTTTTCCCACTCAAATAATACTCGATCGAAGCCCAGCACATAGTCATCAGTACCAATATATAACTAGCAACTGGCCGTTTTTCTTTACCGAGATCCGGTCGGAACAACCAGTAGACGCATATACCGAGTCCGAACAAGGCAATTGGGAGCCAAGGTGTAAAATGCCACGCTGACATGATGGCAAAACCATAACTATAGGAGAGATGGGCAGAGCAAAAGAGCACTAATCCTGTAATGAACTTGTCTCTAGGGAGCATTAATAACACGTCACCAAGCAACGAGAGCGATAAGCCAATCAAAATCCAATGCGCATATGGCATTGGGTAAGCCGGGGACTGAATTAAAATACCAAGCATACAGAGCACTGGTAATGGTTTAGAAACGTAAAAGAGCCATTTAGAGCCTTTACGGATACTGATGATATGTATGAATGCTAATACGACAACAACTAGCCACATAAAGTGTTTTCTCGAACAGACAAAATTATGTAGTACATCACTACAACAAATCAAAACTTAATTAACGAGTTAACTCGTTCTTTGATCTCAATTATTTTTATTTGTGTAAAGCTGGACAGTTGTCTCTTTACTAACCAACACGGCCGATTTTTTGTCTGGAGGGAATCGTTGTTTTTAGAAGCCTCCTCGTTTTGAACGTGATGTGGCTTACAAAATAGCATAAAAAAACGGTATTGTGACTGTTAAGTCACAATACCGTTAAACCCTAGGAAGGGCAGTGAAGAATTGTTGCAGTTATGAGACAGCTAACTCTAAGATTTCTCGGCTACGTTCAAGTGTGATCGCCTGGTTTTCACCTAAAACAGTCATGCCGTGTTTGTTTAGTTGAGCAATGATGGCATCGATAGCTTGTTCACGGCTCTCACCATAGTTTTCGAGCTTAGTTGCGACATCAAGTTGATGATAAAACGCTTCGATAGATTCGATTGTGCGCTCTGCTAAATCCTCACCTGCTTCAAGACCAAATACGTTGCGACCCATTTGTTCTAACTTAGGGCGCTTAAACTGCATTTGGTTACGAAGTAACGACGGTTGGACAATTGCAAGAGAACGCGCATGATCAACGCCCCATAGAGCCGTTAATTCATGGCCGATCATATGTGTTGCCCAGTCTTGTGGAACGCCACTACCAATTAACCCATTCAATGCTTGGTTAGCAGACCACATTAAGTTTGCGCGCCACATATCGTCGTCTCGTTCCGCAAACTGTTCTCCGAGTGTTTTTAAAGTTTTCAGCAGTGTTTCTGCGTAACCATCTTGAACCATTGCACCGGTAGGAAGCGTCAAGTATTGCTCACATACGTGCACCCATGCGTCAACAATGCCGTTGATAAGCTGGCGTTCTGGCAGTGTTTTCATTACATCTGGGTCTAACACGGCAAATTTTGGCTGCACTGCTGGAGACATGAACGGAAGTTTGTCTTGAGTTTCTTTTTTAGTGATAACTGCGCCCATGTTTGACTCTGAGCCTGTTGCTGGCAATGTCAAAATTGCAGCTAGAGGCGTCGCTTCAGTGACTTGGTGCTTACCAATCATGATATCCCAACCATCACCATCATACTTTGATGCCGCTGCTACGTATTTGGAGCCATCGATGACTGAACCACCACCTACCGCTAAAATAAAGTCAACGCCATGCTCTTTTACCATTGCGACTGCTTTATCGAGTGTTTCTTTGGTTGGGTTTGGTTCAACACCTGAAAACTCTAGCCATTCATGTGCCTCAAGAGCTTCTGCTACTTGGTCGTACACGCCATTTTTTTTGATGGAGCCACCACCGTATACCACTAAAACTTTTTGGTCGGATGGGATAGCTTCTTTGATTGCAGCGATTTGTTTTTGACCAAAGAAAATCTTGGTTGGGTTTACATAAGAAAAGTTCATTATTAGCCCTCTTGCTTCCAGTGAAGGAGATTGAATACATGCATATTAGTCCTGATTGACGATCGTTAACAGGTCGATTTCTGCAAATAATTTGCCTATTTCTACAAAATTAATGCTCTTGAGCTAGAAAGTTAAAGTCGAGAGGAAGTATAGTGCTCGAAACGATAATAGAGACCAAACTCGTTGGTCATTGATGGAGCGCTCTAATGCACACTCTCGCAGATATCATGCAGCAATATGTTGAAAAGCAGGGGCTGCATGACCTAGAAGGTATGAAGAAAACAGCGATAGATGGCGTATGGTTTTATCGCAGTAGCAAAGGGAATCATCGCCAGCCGTTTGTCTATCAGTCCGGCATCATCGTATTGGGTCAAGGGCATAAGAACATTCATATTGGTGATACACCAGTGCAATATGGGCCCGAAGATTACCTTGTTGTCGGGGTTCCCATGCCACTAGAGTGCGAAGCGTTTGCTACAAACAATGAGCCTTTACTTGGCATTTCGATAGATATTTCGCCAACGCTTCTTCATAAACTCGTTAAAAAATTAGAGGCTGAGAAATTCAGTAATAAGTGTCTGGATGCAACCCGTTGCGGCCTTAAGTCGGTACGTATGAACGAAGGTATGTTGGATGCGTGCAAGCGGTTAATGAAAGCAATGTGTAACGAGCTTGATGTCATCATGCTTGGCGAGCTGCTTCTTGAGGAAATTGTGTATCGTACTTTGGTGAGCAAAGAGGGGTATGTTTTATTTGACCTAGCACATCAAGAAGGTTCTTACGCGAGGGTCGCTAAGGCACTAAATCGTGTACATCAAGCGTATCATGAACAGTTGAACGTACAAGCATTGGCTGAAGAAGCCAACATGAGTGTGTCTGCTTTCCATCAAGCATTTCGCAATGTCACGCTTGAATCTCCGCTGCAATATATTAAGAAAGTTCGACTTAACAAAGCGCGCGAATTGATCCAGTTAGAGGGGAGACGTGTTAATGATGCAGCGAGAATGGTCGGGTACACGAGCCCATCACAGTTTAGTCGCGAGTACAAGCGGCATTTTAATGAAACGCCAAGGTCAACAAAGGCTTAGTGATCTTTATTTCAAAATGGCGACTTTTTTTACCTTTTTTATTAATTTGCGAGTGACATATTTATTTGAGTTATAAAATTAGTTACTGGTGCCAAATAATAGGTACGTTGTTGCAATCATTTAGTGGATTGTTGCGAGGCGGTGTGGAAAACTCGTAAATAGATAGTGTGAAATCACCAACTTGTACTTAAGTTATTTTACGTCGAAATAAAAGTATAGATGCGCTTCGTTTAGCGCATTTAGTATTGTTTTAACAATAACTTAAGGAAGAGCGATTATGCACCTTAAAAACGGCAACGCAGTGAAAAACGTGTTCACACTAAGCACACTCACCGCTTCTTGTCTTATGGCCTTCAATAGCTACGCAGCAGTTGACTGTGCCCCTCTAGAAACTTGGCAATCATCAAAAGTTTATAACGGTGGCGACCAAGTTCAGCATGAAGGTAATGCTTATAAAGCGCGTTACTGGACGCAAAACAACAATCCAGCGCAATCTGGTGAGTGGGGCGAGTGGGAAACACTTGGCGCTTGTGATGGCACTGGACCGGTTGATCCACCTCAGAATGAAGTCCCGACGGTTACTCTGACATCGCCTTCTGCGTCGGCTTCTGTGACTGCGGGTGATGTTGTTAACCTAGCTGCAGATGCGGCAGATACTGATGGGACTGTTAGCAAAGTAGAGTTCTTTGTTGATGGTGTATTAGTTGGTCAGGCAACGTCTGCGCCGTATGCTGCATCGTGGACAGCAACTGAAGGACAGCACGAGTTCTCTACCAAGGCCTATGACGATGCAGGTGCCGTTAGTACGGCAAGTGTTGTGACGTTAACTGTGGCATCAGCGCAACCTGGTAACGAAGCGCCGACAGTGGATGTCGCGCTTTCTGCGAGCTCTATTGACCTGGGTGGTTCCGTAACACTGACTGCAAATGCTACGGATGCGGATGGTACCGTTGCTAAAGTTGATTTTTATGTTGCAGGTGTGCTTGCTGGCACTGCTACAACAGCGCCATACACGCTGGATGTAACCCCTTCACAAGCTGGCTCATTAAGTGTTTATGCGAGAGCAACCGATGATGCTGGAGCAACAGCAGATTCTGCAATTGCGACGTTAACAGTAAACGGCGGCGCAGTGACATCTAATTGTCGTCCTGATGGTCTTTATCAAACAACGGGTGTAGATGTTCCTTACTGTTCTATTTATGACGAAGAAGGCCGTGAGAAAATGGGGGCTGATCACCCACGTCGTGTAATCGGCTACTTCACCAGTTGGCGATCAGGTGACGACCCACAATCGACTTACCTTGTTAAAGACATTCCTTGGGAACAACTTACTCACATTAACTACGCGTTTGTGAGCATTGGTTCTGACGGCAAAGTAAACGTTGGCGACGTAAATGATCCTAACAACCCTGCTACAGGTAAAACTTGGCCAGGCGTTGAGGTAGATCCCGCTCTTGGTTTTAAAGGTCATTTTGGTGCACTAGCAACTTACAAGCAAAAACATGATGTTAAAACGCTAATCTCGATTGGTGGTTGGGCTGAAACGGGCGGTCACTTCGATACGAACGGCGATCGTGTAGCTGATGGTGGCTTCTACACCATGACGACGAATGCGGACGGTTCTATTAATCATGCTGGTATTGAGAAGTTCGCAACTTCAGCCGTTGAAATGATGCGTCAGTACAAGTTCGATGGCCTGGATATCGACTATGAATACCCGACGTCAATGGCTGGTGCTGGTAACCCTTACGACAAAGACTTCATGGAACCACGTCGTCAGTATTTATGGGCGTCTTACCAAGAGCTGATGAAAGTATTGCGTGAGAAACTTGATGCGGCATCCGCGCAAGATGGTATTCATTATATGCTGACTATCGCAGCACCATCTTCAGGTTACTTGCTACGTGGGATGGAAACCTTCGATGTAACTAAGTACCTAGACTACGTAAACATCATGTCTTACGACTTGCATGGGGCTTGGAATGATCACGTTGGTCACAACGCGGCTTTATTCGATACAGGTAAAGACTCGGAGCTAGCGCAGTGGAACGTATACGGCACTGCTGCATACGGTGGTATCGGTTACTTGAACACAGACTGGGCTTACCATTACTTCCGTGGTTCTATGCCAGCAGGTCGTATCAACATTGGTGTTCCTTACTACACCCGTGGTTGGCAAGGTGTTACTGGTGGCGAAAATGGCCTTTGGGGCCGAGCGGCACTACCAAACCAAGCAGAGTGCCAACCGGGCACAGGTGAAGGTGAGAAGAACAACTGTGGTCACGGCGCTATTGGTATCGACAACATGTGGCATGATACCGACCCTAAAGGAAACGAAATGGGCGCTGGTTCTAACCCAATGTGGCATGCTAAGAACCTAGAAAACGGTATTTGGGGCTCTTACGCAGCTGCTTACGGTCTTGACCCTGTCAACGATCCTTCAGATAAGTTTGTTGGTACTTATACTCGTCATTACGATAGCGTTGCTGTGGCACCTTGGTTGTGGAACGCAGAGAAGAGCGTATTCCTATCTACGGAAGATAAAGCTTCTATCGAGGTGAAAGCCGATTACGTTATCGATAAAGAGATCGGCGGTATCATGTTCTGGGAACTAGCAGGTGACTACAACTGTTACGTCCTGGATGCAAATGGTAATCGTACGGCAGTAGATGCCACTGAACAAGCTTGTGCGGCGGGTAATGGTGAATACCACATGGGTAACACTATGACCAAAGCTATCTACGACAAGTTTAAGTCTGCGACGCCTTACGGTAACAAAGTAGCTACTGGTCCAACACCAACTGAAGCAGTAGACATTACTGTTAGTGTTGGCGGCTTCAAAGTTGGCGACCAAAACTACCCAATTAACCCGAAAATCACGTTTACAAATAACACTGGTCAAGCGATCCCTGGCGGTACTGAATTCCAATTCGATATCCCAGTATCTGCGCCGGACAATGCGAAAGACCAATCAGGTGGTGGTTTGAAAGTGATTGCTTCTGGACATACTCGAGCAAACAACATTGGTGGCTTAGATGGCGTAATGCACCGTGTGTCGTTCTCTCTACCAGCATGGAAAGACTTGCCAGCGGGCGGCACTTACGAGCTTGATATGGTTTACTATCTACCAATCTCTGGTCCTGCTAACTACTCAGTGATTTCTGGTGGTAAAGAGTTTGCGTTTAAGTTTGAACAGCCAGATCTACCAATTGGTGATCTCAATGCGGGCACGGGTGGTGGTACCACTGAACCAGGTACGTGTGATACGACAGGTTTAGTGACATACCCAGCTCTGCCACAAACGGATTGGGCAGGTAATCCAAGCCACGCTAACCAAGGTGATAAGATCATCCACAACGGTGTGGTTTACCAAGCGAACTGGTGGACAGCGGCTGAACCGGGTACAGATGGTAGCTGGTCAACGGTATGTAACATCTAATTATTATGGATTACTTTTTATAGCCTAATGTTTACAGGCACTTAAACAAAAGCGCACGATGATTATCGTGCGCTTTTTTGTTGTGATAGTTTGTCGTTTAATCGAATTGGTAACTTTCAGGTATGACGACAATACCTTTGTCTGAGATTTTAAATCGCTTCGCATCTTCAAGTTTGTTGATGCCAATTTGAGTATGTGGCGGAATACGAACATGTTTATCAACTATGCAGTTGACCAACTGACTTCCTTCACCGACTTCTACGTCATCAAAAATGATGGAATCGACTACCGTTGCACTATCTTGAATGCGTACATTAGAGGAAATAATGGAGTGCTGTACTGAGCCTCCGGAATTGATGACACCGGTAGCAATGATGGAGTTAATAAAAATGCCTTCATTACCCGTAGCCGACGATACAGTACGAGCTGGTGGAAACTGCGGCTCGTAAGTACGAATCGCCCAATTAGACTGATAAAGGTTCATTGGCGGCACAGGTTCTAGTAGATCCATATTCGCTTCATAGAAGGAATCAATGGTACCCACGTCGCGCCAATAGCAATCTTTATCGACGCGCCCTTTA encodes the following:
- a CDS encoding lysoplasmalogenase translates to MWLVVVVLAFIHIISIRKGSKWLFYVSKPLPVLCMLGILIQSPAYPMPYAHWILIGLSLSLLGDVLLMLPRDKFITGLVLFCSAHLSYSYGFAIMSAWHFTPWLPIALFGLGICVYWLFRPDLGKEKRPVASYILVLMTMCWASIEYYLSGKTQSSSFAVLGSFIFIISGIVLAFERFGGRSIFSRQVVMVTYYSAQTLMVMSVVAIVVRYPYLVELS
- a CDS encoding iron-containing alcohol dehydrogenase — its product is MNFSYVNPTKIFFGQKQIAAIKEAIPSDQKVLVVYGGGSIKKNGVYDQVAEALEAHEWLEFSGVEPNPTKETLDKAVAMVKEHGVDFILAVGGGSVIDGSKYVAAASKYDGDGWDIMIGKHQVTEATPLAAILTLPATGSESNMGAVITKKETQDKLPFMSPAVQPKFAVLDPDVMKTLPERQLINGIVDAWVHVCEQYLTLPTGAMVQDGYAETLLKTLKTLGEQFAERDDDMWRANLMWSANQALNGLIGSGVPQDWATHMIGHELTALWGVDHARSLAIVQPSLLRNQMQFKRPKLEQMGRNVFGLEAGEDLAERTIESIEAFYHQLDVATKLENYGESREQAIDAIIAQLNKHGMTVLGENQAITLERSREILELAVS
- a CDS encoding AraC family transcriptional regulator gives rise to the protein MHTLADIMQQYVEKQGLHDLEGMKKTAIDGVWFYRSSKGNHRQPFVYQSGIIVLGQGHKNIHIGDTPVQYGPEDYLVVGVPMPLECEAFATNNEPLLGISIDISPTLLHKLVKKLEAEKFSNKCLDATRCGLKSVRMNEGMLDACKRLMKAMCNELDVIMLGELLLEEIVYRTLVSKEGYVLFDLAHQEGSYARVAKALNRVHQAYHEQLNVQALAEEANMSVSAFHQAFRNVTLESPLQYIKKVRLNKARELIQLEGRRVNDAARMVGYTSPSQFSREYKRHFNETPRSTKA
- a CDS encoding chitinase C-terminal domain-containing protein; translation: MHLKNGNAVKNVFTLSTLTASCLMAFNSYAAVDCAPLETWQSSKVYNGGDQVQHEGNAYKARYWTQNNNPAQSGEWGEWETLGACDGTGPVDPPQNEVPTVTLTSPSASASVTAGDVVNLAADAADTDGTVSKVEFFVDGVLVGQATSAPYAASWTATEGQHEFSTKAYDDAGAVSTASVVTLTVASAQPGNEAPTVDVALSASSIDLGGSVTLTANATDADGTVAKVDFYVAGVLAGTATTAPYTLDVTPSQAGSLSVYARATDDAGATADSAIATLTVNGGAVTSNCRPDGLYQTTGVDVPYCSIYDEEGREKMGADHPRRVIGYFTSWRSGDDPQSTYLVKDIPWEQLTHINYAFVSIGSDGKVNVGDVNDPNNPATGKTWPGVEVDPALGFKGHFGALATYKQKHDVKTLISIGGWAETGGHFDTNGDRVADGGFYTMTTNADGSINHAGIEKFATSAVEMMRQYKFDGLDIDYEYPTSMAGAGNPYDKDFMEPRRQYLWASYQELMKVLREKLDAASAQDGIHYMLTIAAPSSGYLLRGMETFDVTKYLDYVNIMSYDLHGAWNDHVGHNAALFDTGKDSELAQWNVYGTAAYGGIGYLNTDWAYHYFRGSMPAGRINIGVPYYTRGWQGVTGGENGLWGRAALPNQAECQPGTGEGEKNNCGHGAIGIDNMWHDTDPKGNEMGAGSNPMWHAKNLENGIWGSYAAAYGLDPVNDPSDKFVGTYTRHYDSVAVAPWLWNAEKSVFLSTEDKASIEVKADYVIDKEIGGIMFWELAGDYNCYVLDANGNRTAVDATEQACAAGNGEYHMGNTMTKAIYDKFKSATPYGNKVATGPTPTEAVDITVSVGGFKVGDQNYPINPKITFTNNTGQAIPGGTEFQFDIPVSAPDNAKDQSGGGLKVIASGHTRANNIGGLDGVMHRVSFSLPAWKDLPAGGTYELDMVYYLPISGPANYSVISGGKEFAFKFEQPDLPIGDLNAGTGGGTTEPGTCDTTGLVTYPALPQTDWAGNPSHANQGDKIIHNGVVYQANWWTAAEPGTDGSWSTVCNI